From Arthrobacter sp. FW306-2-2C-D06B, a single genomic window includes:
- the kdpB gene encoding potassium-transporting ATPase subunit KdpB, translating into MTKSGTATTKSNTALASDTAAQTYADGNPLGTPGEHKHHTKAPAKLDLASIRTALPVAVRKLGPRQMIHSPVMFTVLVGAALCTAICILKPAVFGISVTIWLWLTVLFGTLSEAIAEGRGKAQADSLRASRKGVVARLRLEDGTLKEVPGTELRKNDVVICEAGDVIPSDGEIIEGLASVDESTITGESAPVIRESGGDRSSVTGGTKVLSDRIAVRITAEAGETFIDRMIKLVEGAVRQKTPNEIALHVLLVSLTVVFLAVTMSLAPFASLPGATPSPIVLVALLVCLIPTTIGALVPAIGIAGMDRLVQHNVLATSGRAVETAGDITTLLLDKTGTITYGNRRAVNFFPAHDVERTELIEAARLSSLADETPEGRSIVDLAAEKGVGGPDLGALLKGSEEFAIVEFSASTRMSGLDLDGTKIRKGAATAVANFVAEAGGHTPPEVEHKVQEISAQGGTPLLVAGVGHDGGARVLGTIHLADVVKPGMHARFAELRKMGIRTVMITGDNPITAKAIAAEAGVDHFVAEATPEDKMAVIKEEQGEGRLVAMTGDGTNDAPALAAADVGVAMNSGTPAAKEAANMVDLDSDPTKLINIVGIGKQLLITRGALTTFSVANDVAKYFAIVPALFTSVFPGLGRLNIMGLASPSSAILSAVIFNALIIIALVPLALRGVKYRAVSANQALARNLAIYGLGGLVAPFIGIKLIDLLISLIPGIG; encoded by the coding sequence ATGACCAAGTCCGGCACGGCAACTACCAAGTCCAACACGGCATTAGCCTCGGACACCGCCGCCCAAACCTACGCGGACGGAAATCCCCTGGGCACCCCCGGGGAGCACAAACACCACACCAAGGCACCGGCCAAACTGGACCTTGCCAGCATCCGGACCGCCCTTCCGGTTGCAGTGCGGAAGCTGGGGCCGCGACAGATGATCCACTCGCCGGTGATGTTCACCGTGCTGGTGGGGGCGGCTCTCTGCACAGCCATCTGCATCCTCAAGCCGGCCGTGTTCGGCATCTCGGTGACAATCTGGCTTTGGCTGACGGTGCTCTTCGGGACCTTGTCAGAAGCCATCGCCGAGGGCCGCGGCAAAGCCCAGGCAGACAGCCTGCGAGCCAGCAGGAAAGGTGTGGTGGCCCGGCTTCGGCTAGAAGACGGCACCCTCAAAGAGGTACCGGGAACGGAACTGCGGAAGAACGACGTCGTGATCTGCGAAGCCGGGGACGTCATCCCCTCCGACGGCGAAATCATCGAAGGCCTGGCGAGCGTGGACGAATCCACCATCACCGGTGAATCGGCGCCCGTGATCCGTGAATCGGGCGGCGACCGCTCCTCGGTGACCGGCGGCACCAAGGTCCTCTCAGACCGCATCGCCGTTCGCATTACGGCCGAAGCGGGCGAAACGTTCATCGACCGGATGATCAAGCTCGTGGAAGGCGCCGTCCGGCAAAAGACACCCAACGAAATCGCCCTCCACGTCCTCCTTGTCTCGCTCACCGTCGTCTTCCTGGCGGTTACCATGAGCTTGGCGCCGTTCGCTTCCCTGCCGGGGGCGACACCATCGCCAATCGTGCTGGTGGCGCTGCTTGTCTGCCTCATCCCCACGACGATCGGGGCGCTCGTGCCGGCCATTGGCATCGCAGGCATGGACCGTTTGGTGCAGCACAATGTCCTGGCCACTTCCGGCCGCGCCGTGGAGACCGCAGGAGACATCACCACGCTCCTGCTCGACAAGACCGGCACCATTACCTACGGCAATCGCCGCGCGGTCAACTTCTTCCCCGCCCACGACGTTGAGCGGACTGAACTCATCGAAGCGGCCCGGCTATCCAGCTTGGCCGACGAGACGCCGGAGGGGCGCTCGATCGTGGACCTAGCGGCGGAAAAGGGCGTGGGCGGCCCGGACCTTGGCGCCCTCTTGAAGGGCTCGGAGGAGTTCGCAATTGTCGAGTTCAGCGCAAGCACCCGCATGAGCGGCCTTGACCTCGACGGAACGAAGATCCGCAAGGGCGCCGCAACCGCCGTCGCCAACTTTGTCGCAGAGGCCGGCGGCCACACGCCTCCCGAAGTGGAGCACAAAGTGCAGGAGATCTCGGCCCAAGGCGGCACCCCGCTGTTGGTGGCCGGCGTAGGGCACGACGGCGGAGCCCGGGTCTTGGGGACTATCCACCTCGCGGATGTGGTCAAGCCGGGCATGCACGCCCGCTTCGCCGAACTGCGGAAGATGGGCATCCGGACGGTGATGATCACGGGGGACAACCCGATCACGGCCAAGGCGATCGCCGCCGAAGCCGGGGTGGATCACTTCGTTGCTGAAGCCACCCCGGAAGACAAGATGGCCGTCATCAAGGAAGAGCAGGGCGAAGGCCGGCTGGTGGCCATGACCGGTGACGGCACCAACGATGCCCCGGCGCTCGCCGCGGCGGACGTCGGGGTCGCCATGAATTCGGGTACGCCAGCAGCCAAGGAGGCTGCCAATATGGTGGACCTGGACTCGGATCCCACCAAGCTCATCAACATCGTGGGCATCGGCAAACAGCTGCTCATCACCCGCGGCGCCCTGACCACGTTCTCGGTGGCGAACGACGTCGCAAAGTACTTCGCGATCGTTCCAGCCCTGTTCACCTCGGTATTTCCGGGGCTTGGCCGGCTGAACATCATGGGCCTGGCCTCGCCTTCCTCGGCCATCCTTTCCGCGGTGATCTTCAACGCCTTGATCATCATCGCGCTGGTTCCACTTGCCCTGCGCGGCGTGAAATACCGTGCCGTCTCGGCGAACCAGGCCCTGGCCCGGAACCTGGCGATCTACGGCCTGGGCGGCCTCGTAGCGCCTTTCATCGGGATCAAGCTCATCGACCTGCTCATTTCCCTCATCCCCGGCATCGGCTAG
- the kdpA gene encoding potassium-transporting ATPase subunit KdpA translates to MVFSMASFVTQVAVLLLLLILVHKPLGVYLASVFEGKKSTRVERLFYRLSGVDLNIEQSWSIYLRSVLVFSAVSILVVFLLQRLQGVPPGNNSLPGVDPWTAMNTAISFATNTNWQTYVPEATMGIFVQMCLLAVQNFLSAAVGIVVVVALIRGIARTRTDRLGNFWVDLARISFRVLLPMAVLAAVVMVIGGVVQNFWSTDVTNQATGVTQTIPGGPVASQEAIKILGTNGGGYFNANSAHPFENPNVFISMFQVFLILLIPSALPYAYGRMVGDQRQGYTVVGVMGTLWLTSTVLMGWALAAAQGTATAAAGGLGEGFEQRFGAAQSSIFATATTLTSTGAINVAHDSLPPLAGGVAMVNMMLGEVAPGGTGSGLYGLLILAIVSVFIAGLMVGRTPEFLGKKIGPREMKLTAMYILVTPVVVLATAGITVLLPDAMSNAPASGPHQFSEVLYAFTSGANNNGSAFGGITTSGPYLSTMLGIAMLLGRFLPMVLVLALAGSLAKQPKIPASSGTVPTHGWLFGSLLLGVTVIMTALSYFPALSLGPLAEGLLK, encoded by the coding sequence ATGGTTTTCAGCATGGCCTCCTTCGTCACCCAGGTAGCCGTTCTGCTTTTGCTGCTGATCTTGGTGCACAAACCGCTGGGCGTTTACCTCGCCAGCGTGTTTGAGGGAAAGAAGTCAACCCGGGTGGAACGGCTGTTCTACCGATTGTCCGGGGTGGACCTAAATATCGAGCAGAGCTGGTCCATCTACCTGCGCAGCGTGCTCGTCTTCTCTGCCGTGTCCATCCTGGTGGTGTTCCTGCTCCAGCGGCTCCAAGGCGTGCCGCCCGGGAACAATTCCCTGCCTGGCGTTGATCCGTGGACGGCCATGAACACGGCCATCTCCTTCGCGACGAACACCAACTGGCAGACGTACGTCCCCGAAGCCACCATGGGCATCTTCGTGCAGATGTGCCTCCTGGCCGTGCAGAACTTCCTCTCCGCCGCCGTCGGAATCGTGGTGGTGGTCGCCCTGATCCGCGGCATCGCACGGACCCGGACGGACAGGCTGGGGAATTTCTGGGTGGACCTGGCCCGCATTTCGTTCCGGGTACTGCTCCCGATGGCTGTCCTCGCGGCCGTCGTGATGGTGATCGGCGGCGTGGTCCAGAACTTCTGGTCCACCGACGTCACCAATCAGGCAACAGGTGTCACCCAGACCATTCCCGGTGGGCCAGTAGCCTCCCAGGAAGCCATCAAGATCCTCGGCACCAACGGCGGCGGCTATTTCAACGCCAATTCCGCGCACCCGTTCGAGAACCCGAACGTCTTCATCAGCATGTTCCAGGTCTTCCTGATCCTGCTCATCCCCTCCGCCCTGCCGTACGCCTATGGCCGCATGGTGGGGGACCAACGGCAGGGATACACGGTAGTGGGTGTCATGGGCACGCTCTGGCTGACGTCCACGGTATTGATGGGCTGGGCCCTTGCCGCCGCGCAAGGAACGGCAACCGCTGCTGCAGGCGGTCTGGGGGAAGGCTTCGAGCAGCGCTTCGGCGCGGCCCAAAGTTCAATCTTTGCCACGGCCACCACCCTGACGTCCACGGGAGCCATCAACGTGGCCCACGATTCCCTGCCGCCCCTGGCCGGCGGTGTCGCCATGGTGAACATGATGCTCGGCGAAGTGGCCCCCGGCGGCACAGGGTCAGGGCTTTATGGCCTGCTCATCCTCGCGATTGTCTCAGTGTTCATCGCCGGGCTCATGGTGGGCCGCACTCCGGAATTCCTGGGCAAGAAGATCGGACCACGGGAAATGAAGCTCACGGCCATGTACATCCTCGTGACACCCGTCGTCGTGCTGGCCACGGCTGGAATCACGGTCCTGCTCCCGGACGCCATGTCCAACGCACCGGCCTCCGGGCCGCACCAATTCAGCGAAGTGCTCTACGCCTTCACCTCCGGAGCCAACAACAACGGCTCGGCCTTCGGCGGGATCACCACCTCCGGACCCTACCTGTCCACAATGCTTGGAATCGCCATGCTCCTGGGCCGTTTCCTGCCCATGGTCCTGGTGCTGGCCTTGGCGGGTTCGCTGGCGAAACAACCCAAGATCCCGGCGTCGTCCGGCACCGTCCCGACCCACGGCTGGCTCTTCGGTTCCCTCTTGCTCGGCGTCACCGTGATCATGACCGCCTTGAGCTACTTCCCGGCCCTCTCCTTGGGCCCCCTCGCAGAAGGACTCCTCAAATGA
- a CDS encoding potassium-transporting ATPase subunit F, whose amino-acid sequence MWLVLFIAGLCLFGYLLAVLIHPEKW is encoded by the coding sequence ATGTGGTTGGTCCTGTTCATTGCAGGCTTGTGTCTGTTCGGCTACCTGCTGGCCGTCTTGATCCACCCGGAAAAGTGGTGA
- a CDS encoding amino acid transporter: MTTLSRPPADPSAPRPGGMSSLRTWLLFGLQDSKGSHQGPGAVGDSHLKKHSWWQVMCLTGVDYFSTLGYQPAIAALAAGVISPLATIVLVAVTLLGALPVYHRVAGESHRGEGSIAMLERLLPRWGGKLLVLVLLGFAATDFMITMTLSAADATAHAIQNPLAPGWLQGQNILVTLFLLALLAAVFLRGFKEAIGVAVVLVIVYLSLNVVVVFSTFVEVFAHPVAVGDWWHALSTSHGNPFMVIGIALLVFPKLALGLSGFETGVAVMPQIRGRASDTEENPAGRIKGTRRLLTTAAVIMSSFLIATSFTTVVLIPDQEFQPGGQANGRALAFLAHQYLGVGFGTVYDLSTIAILWFAGASAMAGLLNLVPRYLPRYGMAPGWARAVRPLVLVFTLIGFLITFLFNADVDAQGGAYATGVLVLMTSAALAVTLSARRLRQRKRTVGFGIIALVFIYTTIANIFERPEGIRIAAIFIVGIIVISLLSRIRRSFELHATHVHLDRQALEFMSTNLSGPIALIAHEPLRLTAEAYRDKLTSAIEVSHIPVDYQALFLEVIVDDSSDFETALEVHGVVRHGHQILEVHGPVVPNTIASVLLHIRDVTGLMPHIYFRWTEGNPVINLLRFLFLGEGEIAPVTREVLREAEPDVSRRPWVHVG; this comes from the coding sequence ATGACTACCTTGAGCAGGCCCCCGGCCGATCCTTCGGCACCACGGCCCGGGGGTATGTCTTCCTTGCGGACGTGGTTGCTGTTCGGACTGCAGGACTCCAAAGGATCGCACCAAGGCCCGGGTGCGGTGGGCGATTCCCATCTGAAGAAGCATTCGTGGTGGCAGGTCATGTGCCTCACCGGCGTCGACTATTTTTCCACCCTCGGCTACCAGCCGGCCATCGCGGCATTGGCTGCGGGAGTGATCTCCCCCTTGGCCACCATCGTGCTGGTGGCCGTGACCCTGTTGGGCGCCCTGCCTGTGTACCACCGCGTCGCGGGAGAAAGCCACCGCGGCGAGGGATCCATCGCCATGCTGGAGCGCCTCTTGCCACGCTGGGGAGGGAAGCTCCTCGTCCTCGTCCTCCTCGGGTTCGCGGCAACGGACTTCATGATCACCATGACCCTCTCTGCCGCGGACGCCACGGCCCACGCGATCCAGAATCCGCTCGCCCCGGGCTGGCTGCAGGGACAGAACATCCTGGTGACGTTGTTCCTGCTGGCCCTGCTGGCGGCGGTATTCCTGCGTGGATTCAAGGAAGCCATTGGCGTGGCGGTCGTTCTCGTCATCGTCTATCTGAGCCTCAACGTCGTCGTCGTGTTCTCAACGTTCGTGGAAGTGTTCGCCCATCCGGTCGCAGTGGGCGACTGGTGGCATGCACTCTCGACGTCACACGGAAACCCTTTCATGGTGATCGGCATTGCGCTACTCGTTTTTCCCAAACTCGCCTTGGGCCTGTCCGGTTTCGAGACCGGAGTCGCCGTGATGCCCCAGATCCGTGGTCGTGCCTCGGACACCGAGGAAAACCCTGCCGGACGGATCAAGGGAACCCGCCGCCTCCTGACCACGGCAGCAGTCATCATGAGCTCATTCCTGATCGCTACCAGCTTCACCACCGTTGTGCTGATTCCGGATCAGGAATTCCAGCCCGGCGGGCAGGCCAATGGACGCGCCCTGGCGTTTTTGGCGCACCAATATCTCGGCGTGGGGTTCGGCACCGTCTACGACCTCAGCACCATCGCCATCCTGTGGTTCGCAGGCGCCTCCGCCATGGCCGGGCTGCTGAACCTGGTCCCGCGGTACCTGCCGCGATACGGGATGGCACCCGGATGGGCCCGGGCAGTGCGCCCGCTGGTGTTGGTGTTCACCCTCATCGGGTTCCTGATCACCTTCCTTTTCAACGCCGACGTCGATGCACAGGGCGGTGCGTATGCCACCGGCGTGTTGGTGCTGATGACATCTGCAGCCTTGGCGGTGACCCTCTCCGCGCGCCGCTTGAGGCAGCGCAAGCGCACTGTCGGATTCGGCATCATCGCCCTCGTCTTCATCTACACAACAATTGCCAACATCTTCGAACGTCCCGAAGGCATCCGGATCGCCGCAATCTTTATCGTGGGAATCATCGTGATCTCCCTGCTTTCCAGGATCCGGCGCTCCTTTGAACTCCACGCCACCCACGTCCATCTGGACCGCCAGGCGCTGGAATTCATGTCCACCAACCTGAGCGGCCCGATTGCGCTCATCGCCCACGAACCCCTCCGCCTCACTGCGGAGGCCTACCGGGACAAACTCACCTCAGCCATTGAAGTCAGCCACATTCCGGTGGATTACCAGGCGCTCTTCCTGGAAGTGATCGTGGACGATTCCTCCGACTTCGAAACCGCACTCGAGGTCCACGGCGTGGTCCGGCACGGGCACCAGATCCTTGAAGTCCACGGGCCCGTGGTCCCGAACACCATCGCCTCGGTGCTGCTGCACATCCGCGACGTGACCGGCCTCATGCCGCACATCTACTTCCGCTGGACCGAAGGCAACCCGGTCATCAATCTCCTTCGCTTCCTGTTCCTCGGCGAAGGAGAGATCGCTCCGGTCACCAGGGAAGTCCTGCGTGAAGCCGAACCCGATGTCAGCCGGCGCCCGTGGGTCCATGTCGGCTGA
- a CDS encoding 2-keto-3-deoxygluconate permease — translation MSIPIKKALDKVPGGMMLVPLGIGAVIHTLAPDAGKFFGSFTGAFFTGLAPLLAVFFVCLGATLEVKSTPYILKKGGVLLGSKILFAILIGVIAGRFLGEAPIDSGILAGLSTLALVAALNDTNGGLYISLMGQYGRKRDAGAYSILSLESGPFLTMVTLGIAGLSAFPWQALVGAILPLALGMLLGNLDKNMRNLLAPLVPAMVPFLGLALGLTINLNAVVEAGLLGIVLGLFVVFVGGAVLLLADKLTGGDGVAGLAAATTAGNAALVPAIIATANPVYAPAANHATVLVAASVVVSAILCPIVTSAWARRVQKKERATDTLEDSAEQEPLAPKHAVKPQN, via the coding sequence ATGTCGATTCCCATCAAGAAAGCCCTGGACAAAGTCCCCGGCGGCATGATGCTGGTGCCCCTTGGCATCGGCGCCGTCATCCATACCCTGGCACCTGACGCAGGAAAATTCTTCGGATCCTTCACCGGCGCATTCTTCACCGGCCTGGCACCCCTCCTGGCCGTGTTCTTCGTATGCCTCGGCGCAACACTCGAAGTGAAATCCACGCCCTACATCCTCAAAAAAGGCGGCGTGCTGCTGGGCTCCAAGATCCTCTTCGCCATCCTCATCGGCGTCATCGCCGGACGCTTCCTCGGCGAAGCACCCATCGACTCAGGAATCCTCGCAGGCCTCTCAACCCTCGCACTCGTCGCCGCACTCAACGACACCAACGGCGGTCTTTACATCTCCCTCATGGGCCAGTACGGCCGCAAACGCGACGCGGGCGCCTACTCCATCCTGTCCCTGGAATCAGGCCCCTTCCTGACCATGGTCACCCTCGGCATCGCCGGCCTGTCCGCCTTCCCCTGGCAGGCACTCGTCGGCGCCATCCTCCCGCTGGCACTGGGCATGCTCCTGGGAAACTTGGACAAAAACATGCGGAATCTCCTGGCCCCGCTGGTGCCCGCGATGGTGCCGTTCCTCGGCCTGGCCCTCGGCCTGACCATCAACCTCAACGCAGTCGTCGAAGCAGGACTGCTCGGCATCGTCCTCGGCCTGTTCGTGGTCTTCGTCGGCGGCGCCGTGCTGCTATTGGCCGACAAGCTCACCGGCGGCGACGGCGTCGCCGGCCTCGCCGCAGCAACCACAGCCGGCAACGCCGCCCTTGTCCCGGCCATCATCGCCACCGCCAACCCCGTCTACGCCCCAGCCGCTAACCACGCCACCGTCCTCGTGGCAGCCTCGGTCGTCGTCTCCGCAATACTCTGCCCCATCGTGACCTCAGCATGGGCCCGCAGGGTACAGAAAAAAGAGAGAGCAACTGACACGTTGGAGGACTCCGCCGAGCAGGAGCCGCTTGCCCCCAAACACGCAGTAAAACCCCAAAACTGA
- a CDS encoding zinc-dependent alcohol dehydrogenase, with product MRAVVKNAAERGVTYVTDAGDPKATEGSVVIEVGAASLCGTDRELYEWTPSAQAFNLNLPVILGHEGAGTIIEVGPGVTGLKVGDQVALESHLTCGQCFPCRTGDAHTCERTGILGMHIDGVFAEYAAVPQEICVKLPTGLSLESGALLEAAGVAVHAIQRANYSVAGRAVLVSGAGPVGLVVVNLALLMGASHVIAVDPNPYRRAQAEKLGATALHPNDGIIDRCRELTGRRGGFDVAFECSGAPGTLTTLFEAVRREATVITVGHPSRPAEVDIAAYISKKGITLRGIFGRRLWETWEQSLLLLDSGRLELDWLITHRKKLSDIDEAVELLTADACKVLLIPGLG from the coding sequence ATGCGGGCAGTAGTCAAGAACGCAGCCGAGCGAGGCGTCACCTACGTCACCGACGCCGGCGATCCCAAAGCAACAGAAGGCTCCGTCGTCATCGAAGTCGGCGCAGCCTCCCTGTGCGGCACCGACCGCGAACTCTACGAATGGACCCCCTCAGCCCAGGCATTCAACCTCAACCTCCCGGTCATCCTCGGCCACGAAGGCGCAGGAACCATCATCGAAGTCGGCCCCGGCGTCACCGGGCTCAAGGTCGGCGACCAGGTCGCCCTCGAAAGCCACCTCACCTGCGGCCAGTGCTTCCCCTGCCGCACCGGCGACGCACACACCTGCGAACGCACCGGCATCCTCGGCATGCACATCGACGGTGTCTTCGCCGAGTACGCAGCCGTCCCGCAAGAAATCTGCGTCAAGCTCCCCACCGGCCTGTCCCTGGAATCCGGGGCCCTGCTCGAAGCCGCCGGCGTCGCCGTCCACGCCATCCAGCGCGCCAACTACTCCGTCGCAGGCCGGGCCGTGCTCGTCAGCGGCGCCGGCCCCGTCGGACTCGTCGTCGTGAACCTGGCACTACTCATGGGCGCCAGCCATGTCATCGCCGTCGACCCCAACCCCTACCGAAGGGCCCAAGCCGAGAAACTCGGCGCGACAGCCCTGCACCCCAACGACGGCATCATCGACCGCTGCCGCGAACTGACCGGCCGCCGCGGCGGCTTCGACGTCGCCTTCGAATGCTCCGGAGCCCCCGGCACCCTGACAACACTCTTCGAAGCCGTCCGCCGCGAAGCGACCGTCATCACCGTCGGACACCCCAGCCGCCCCGCAGAAGTCGACATCGCCGCCTACATCAGCAAAAAGGGCATCACCCTGCGCGGCATCTTCGGACGCCGGCTCTGGGAAACCTGGGAACAAAGCCTGCTGCTCCTCGATTCCGGAAGGCTGGAACTGGACTGGCTCATCACCCACCGCAAGAAGCTCAGCGACATCGACGAAGCCGTCGAACTGCTCACCGCAGACGCCTGCAAAGTCCTGCTCATCCCGGGCCTGGGCTAA
- a CDS encoding four-carbon acid sugar kinase family protein, with the protein MPAFGFVADDLTGAADVLAQSHRYGLEAALVIGDAPLPTDTDVVGFAGPARSLSGTAFDNLVARDLAGIAALNLEVLLYKVCSTFDSSTTVGSIGRGIQLLHGQFPLHGPIPVVPAQPGFGRYTAFSNHYATHAGKIYRLDRHPVMSRHPSTPMSEADLREVLAEQLGGTQVPGAIHLPAYQDGTFKDAWADRRRDPGAQAFVVDAVDEHHMDAIAEALTREEHGHGPSIVVGSGGIMAALARSISDQAPRTPGPQRPAGPVLAVSASASSTTAEQINDAASNGWQEVPVPAELLQRDDRTLVAALDEQVSAALRAGRNVVVHTTRGAADPRYGASKPVDAGYVGTLIGGIAARMANAGLTRDIAVCGGDTSSHALIAMGVRQLRVSDQFVTAGPILKADGASAVSRCRLLLKGGQVGPSDILRRFAGHLPS; encoded by the coding sequence CGGACGACCTCACCGGAGCCGCCGACGTCCTGGCCCAATCCCACCGCTACGGCCTGGAAGCTGCCCTGGTCATCGGGGACGCGCCGCTGCCCACCGACACCGACGTCGTCGGGTTCGCCGGGCCTGCACGGTCCCTGTCCGGAACGGCGTTCGACAACCTGGTAGCCCGCGACCTTGCCGGGATTGCGGCCCTGAACCTGGAGGTGCTGCTGTACAAGGTTTGCTCCACGTTCGACAGCTCCACCACTGTGGGAAGCATTGGCCGCGGGATCCAGCTGCTCCATGGGCAGTTCCCCCTGCACGGCCCCATTCCCGTGGTGCCGGCCCAGCCGGGCTTCGGCCGTTACACCGCCTTCAGCAACCACTACGCGACCCACGCCGGAAAAATCTACCGGCTGGACCGCCATCCGGTGATGTCCCGGCACCCGTCCACCCCCATGTCCGAGGCGGACCTGCGCGAGGTCCTGGCCGAACAGCTCGGCGGAACCCAGGTGCCCGGGGCCATCCACCTGCCCGCCTACCAGGACGGCACCTTCAAGGACGCCTGGGCCGACCGGCGCCGGGACCCCGGAGCGCAGGCCTTCGTCGTCGACGCCGTGGACGAACACCACATGGACGCCATCGCAGAAGCCCTCACACGGGAAGAACACGGCCACGGCCCATCCATCGTCGTCGGATCCGGCGGCATCATGGCAGCCCTGGCACGCTCCATCTCGGACCAGGCTCCACGTACCCCCGGGCCGCAGCGCCCGGCCGGACCGGTACTGGCCGTCAGCGCTTCAGCCTCCAGCACCACAGCCGAACAAATCAACGACGCTGCCTCCAATGGCTGGCAGGAAGTTCCCGTGCCTGCCGAACTGCTGCAACGCGATGACAGAACCCTCGTGGCAGCTCTCGACGAACAGGTCTCCGCTGCCCTCCGGGCAGGCAGGAACGTCGTCGTCCACACCACCCGCGGAGCGGCGGACCCCCGCTACGGTGCGAGTAAACCGGTGGACGCCGGCTACGTCGGCACACTCATCGGTGGCATCGCCGCCAGGATGGCAAACGCTGGGCTCACCCGTGACATCGCCGTCTGCGGTGGCGACACCTCCAGCCATGCACTCATCGCCATGGGCGTACGCCAACTCCGGGTGTCCGACCAGTTCGTCACAGCAGGCCCCATCCTGAAAGCCGACGGCGCCTCCGCCGTCAGCAGGTGCAGGCTCCTGCTCAAAGGCGGACAGGTCGGCCCGAGCGACATCCTGCGCCGCTTCGCCGGCCACCTCCCCAGCTGA